DNA from Lactobacillus johnsonii:
AGCATAACTTAATAATTCATCGGTATTCATGGCTCTAGCTCCTTTCGAACATATATTCTACTATATTTTTATTTATCTAGCCATGAAGGTACAACAAAAAACGCTGAAACCATAATGATTTCAGCGCCATTAAATACTCACTATTTTACTTGATTAATAACATTAATTGCATTTAAGCTACGAGGATAGCCAATAAATGGAATATTTGCTAAAACAACCTTGGTTAAAAATTGTTGATCATTTCCTAGACCTACATTAGCCTTGGCGTGGGCCAACAATTGTGGTTCACACCCTCCTTGAGCGGCCAAATAACAGAAAGTTATCATTTCTCTCTCTTTATCGTCTAGGCTTTTTCTTGTGTAATAATCTCCAAAACAATTATCTACTAACCACTTATTGATAACACCCTTTTTAGCAAAATCTTTCATTTGTGATCCAAATAATCTAATTTGAGTCTCTTCACCTTTTTCAAGACGATTTTTCATAGTAGTGGTAGCTTGACTAGGTAAGGGTAATTTAACACCACGATCGAGCAAGATTTGATTTGTTGCTTCAAAAAATGGCATTACACGTCCTAATCCTAAATAATCAACCGCTTGATAAACTACTTCTTTCGCTTCAATTGGACTTACTCCGTCATCTAGAGCAACCGGAAGCATTAAGCGATATTCTTCTAAACCTTGCATCCCTAGCAAATAAGCTAAATTAGATAATAATTTTGTTTTATTTGGTAGGTCTACATCATCTTGGACTTCCTCAAACGCAAAATGACTAATTCTTTCCCAAGCTTCAGGATCATTTGCTTTTAAAACTTTTTCATGGATGTTTTTTGCATCTTCTCTAAGCATTATTTCACTCTTCTTTCTTATAACTTATTATAAAAGCTAACATTTCTATTTAAAACTGCTTTATATGCATGCAAAAATATACTATTAAAGCATAGATTTATAAATAACATCATAGTAACTAATGTTATTATTTTATCTAATATATCTATATATATTTATGAAAGTATTAGTTATTTTAAACCTATACGCTTATTTTATAAAATAACATCTTTTTCTTGAATCTATAACTATTAGATTCTATAGTAAAGATGATTAAGTTAATAGAATGATTTTAGGAGGTATATTGTTATGACAGATTATGCAAAAAGAGAAATGAAAGCATTAGACAGAATTGCTAAGAAGATTTCAGATGCAGAAGGTCACTTAACAAAGATTGAGGATAGTATTGATGATAAGAAACATCGCACCGCTCAACATGAAACAATTAAGGATATTAAGTCAATTCTTAAGCACGCAATAAAAGTCGACAAAGACGAAGATAAGATCGAAGAATTCAAAGGCGAAGGTCCTAAGGATTCAACAGAAAACCACTACGTCTATGAAGAAGAAGAAGAACCTGTTATCAACGATTTGAAGAAGGACTTCGCAGAATTGGATGACAAACTTGCTAAGTTAAATGACTTCAACGGTGGAGATATTGATGCTTTCAGAACTGAACACCACTATCTTGAAAAGGCTCAAGACATCTTGAAGAAAGCTAGCAAATTAAATTAGTCTAATTTATAGTAATAGTTTTATAGTTTAATTTACATACATACAGAAAAAGAATGATATATTCTTTACACTTTTTGGTAAAGAATTATCATTCTTTTTGTTTTTGATCAAAATAAAAAGGAGAAGCAATAGATTGCTTCCCTTTTTACGTGCGAATTCATATTAATATTTTAAGAGATATACGAAAAAATTAAGCTTCAATCCCCTTTCCAGTGTAGGTTTCTTTCATTAGATTCTTAATTTCACTAATCAATAAAGCAGAAGGATTTGTTACAACGTTTTGGTCGCCATAAGCTTCAACAGCCATGTTTTCTACCTTATTATTAAAGTCAGCCTCACTAATTCCATTAGCTTTAAGGCTTAACTTCATCCCAACAGCATGTCCTAATTCAACAACTTTCTTGATTAAAGCATCAATTAGTTCTTGGTCGCTATTTCCTTTTAGTCCCAGACTACGTGCAATTTCTGCATAATCTTTATCAGCTCTAAAAGTTGAATAATGTGGGCGCATTGCAAGCTTTCTAGGCTTTTTAGAATTGAATCTAATCACATATGGCATTGCAATAGCATCACTTAAGCCACTTGGAATACCAAACTCAGATGATTCTGTATGAGCAATTGCATGTCCTACACCTAAGAATGCATTTGCATATGCCATACCAGCTAAAGTAGCTGCATTATGCATTCTGCTTCTAGCATTTTGATCACCATTATATGATTTTTCTAAGTTTTCAAAAATCAACTTGATAGCTTCCATCGACCAGCCACGAGTAAAATCAGTAGCCATAGTCGAAACATAACTTTCTACTGCATGAGCTAATGCTTCAAAACCAGAGCGAGCAATCAATTCCTTTGGCATAGTTTCTACAAATTGATCGTCAACAATGGCAACATCAGGATTTAAAGAATAATCACAAAGAGTGTGTTTAATTCCGGTCTTTGCATCTTTAATAATTGAAAATGGTGATACTTCTGAACCAGTTCCTGAAGTAGTTGGAATACATACTAATTGGATAGCATTATATTTTGGAAATCTTACCGTTCTTTTTCTAATATCTAAAAATTTTGAATAAGCATCTTCAAAACTCATATCTGGATTTTCGTAAAATAATCGCATTGCCTTAGCAGCAGCCATTACAGATCCACCACCAATAGCAATCACGACATCCGGTTTAAAGATATTCATCCGGTGAACACCGTCAGCAATTATATCAGTATCAGGATCCTTAGTTACTGCTTGAAAGACTTCATAGCTCTTTTTACCACGACGTTGACTAATAATATCAGTAATTTCATTAATGTACTTGCTTGCTACACCTTCATCAGTCACGATGAAAAATCTTTCAACATCAGGCATATGCTTTAAATAATTTGCTGCATTATGTTCAAAATATGTCTTCTTTGGAACCTTGATCCATTGCATATTATCACGACGTTTTGCAACTGTCTTAATGTTAAGCAAGTCTCTAGCACCAATATTATGTGAAAAAGTATTAGCACCATATGAACCGGTCCCTAAAGTAAGGGAAGGAAGCATATTGTTGTACAAGTCACCAACGCCACCAACTGAAGCTGGAGAGTTAACCAAAATACGGCATGCATCCATTTTCATTGAAAACTCATCAATTACTTTTTCATCTTGAGAATGAACCCCCGCAGTATGGCCGCGCCCACCATAATTTAGAAGGTCGGTACAAATCTTATAGGCATCTTCATGACCCTTAGCTTTATACATGGTAAATACAGGAGAAAGCTTTTCAGCAGATAAAGGATACTTTTTACCCACACCCTTGTATTCGGCAATAATTACCTTAGTATCTTCTGGTACATCTACTCCACATAATTTTGCAATTTGATAAGCCGAACGACCAGCAACTGGACCAGCAACAGTTCCTCTCTTAGGATCAATGAATTTTTCTTCGAATTTCTTAATTTCATCTGGTTTTAAGAAATAACAATTCCAAGACTTAAATTCATCTTTTACGTCGTTATAGATATCCTCATCAACTACTACAGAATTTTCGGAGGAACAAATCATACCATTATCAAAAGTCTTAGAGAGGACAATATCATAGACGGATTCTGGAATATTGGCGGTCTTTTCAATATATGAAGGACCATTACCTGGACCAACACCGATTGCAGGTTTACCAGATGAATAAGCTGCCTTAACCATTCCAGGACCACCAGTAGCTAAAATAGTTTGAACATTTGGATGATTCATTAAAGTACTTGTTGCTTCAAGACTTGGATATTCGATCCATTGAATAGCATATTTAGGAGCACCAGCTTTAATTGCTGCTTCTCGAATAATTTCACCAGTTTTTACACAACTCTTTTGTGCTTGTGGGTGGAAACCAAAAATAATAGCATTTCTAGTTTTTAAAGCAAGCATAGCTTTAAAGATTACAGTTGAGGTTGGGTTAGTAACGGGAGTTACTCCAGCAATTACGCCTTTAGGTTCTGCAATTTTAATTAATTGTTTTTCTTTATCTTCTTCGATAACGCCAACAGTTTTTTCATGACGAAGACTATTCCAAATGTTTTCACTGGCAAACATATTTTTAATAGTCTTATCTTCTACTACTCCACGACCAGTTTCTTCAACAGCCATTTTTGCAAGTAAATAACTATTCTGTTCCCCTGCACTTGCGATAGCTTCACAAATTTTATCAACTTGTTCTTGATCAAAATTGGCCATCTCATCTAAAGCAACATGGGCTTTTTCTACATAGCCATCAATCATTTTATTTACATCAATTGCTTTTTCTTCTTTTGTCGCCTTTTTATCTTGCACCATTTAATTGGGCCTCCTACTCGGAAATCTAGGCATATTTTTTTGAACAATGACAGTATAGTCCTTATATCTAACACTTGTAAATGACTTTGTGCATCTTTTTACAAATTCACAATATGATAAAAAGTAAGAAATAACTGTTTTCAATAATGTTATCGGTTACATTTTTTATAATATTGAAAAATATTTCACAAAATTATCAAGTAATTTTTTTATTCATAATCTTATAAAAAATCTTAAAAACTATACGTTTTATCAGTTATCATAGATTTTTATGTTAAAATTTTAATAAACTATGAAAGGAGTTTTATATTTTAATGTCAAAAAATAGCTCAGAATCATCTGAGGTTAAAACTATGAAACGGAGTTTGACAAATGCCCATATTCAACTAATTGCATTAGGGGGAACAATTGGAACAGGACTATTTCTAGGAGTTGGAAATAGTATTGAACTAGCTGGTCCTGCAGTAATTTTTATCTATTGCTTAGTTGGATTCTTTCTTTTTCTGTTAATGAGAGCACTCGGAGAACTGATACTTTCAGATATTAAGAAAAATACCTATATTGATTTTATTTCAGAATACTTAGGAAAAAGTATTGGAACAACAACAGGATATTTATATTGGTTCAGTTGGTTAACTCTCGCTATGGCAGAAATTACCGCCTTAGGGATTTATTTTCAATATTGGTGGCCCAACCTGCAAAGTTGGATTCCCGGATTAATTACTTTATTAGTACTATTAGCTATTAATCTAATTTCAGCACGGGTATTTGGAAACTTAGAGTTTAGTTTTGCAATTATTAAAATTGTAACAATTATTGCATTTGTTATTCTGGTCTTCTACCTATTAATTACAAATTCTTCAACAAAGTATGGGCATGTTAGCTGGAATAACATTATGATTGATGGTGGTATTTTCGCCAAAGGTCCGAAAGGCTTTTTATTAGGTTTTCAAATGGTAATCTTTAGTTTCATCGGTGTTGAGTTAATTGGTTTAACTGCTGCTGAAGCAAAAGAACCAAAGAAAACTATTACACGTGCTATTGACCAACTGCCTGTTCGAATTATTTTATTTTATGTGCTTGCAATTCTAAGTATCTTATTAGCAATTCCTTGGACAAAGGTTTCAACTTCAAGTTCACCATTCGTCCAAGCATTAGGTGCAACAGGAATAAAAAATGCAGGTTCAATAATTAACTTTGTTGTTATAAGTGCAGCCATTTCATCAACTAATAGCTTTATCTATAGTGCGGGCCGTTTATTATTTTCAATAAATTACAATGGTAAAAACAAAATCAGTAAGCATTTAGGTAAGTTGGATCATCGACAATTACCTAAAAATGCTTTAGTATTCTCAACAGTTTTAATTGCATTAGCACCTCTTTTAAATCTCTTTTTAAAGGATGCTTTTACCTTTATTTCTGCCACTGCAACGAGTATGTTTTTATTAATTTGGTCAATTATGATCGTGACTCATATGACTTACCGTAAAAAGACACCAAAGAATGAACTTCCAACATTTAGAATGCCGTTATATCCAATATCAGATATAGCAGTACTAATATTTTTTATAGCAATGATTATTGTGTTACTAATATTTCCAAATTATCGAATTCCAATGATAAGTGCAGGAATAATTTTTACAGTTTTAGTATGTCTAACTCACTTTATACAGAAAAAAAGTAATTAATATTAAATCCTCTAGTTAAGAAAAC
Protein-coding regions in this window:
- a CDS encoding carboxymuconolactone decarboxylase family protein, which translates into the protein MLREDAKNIHEKVLKANDPEAWERISHFAFEEVQDDVDLPNKTKLLSNLAYLLGMQGLEEYRLMLPVALDDGVSPIEAKEVVYQAVDYLGLGRVMPFFEATNQILLDRGVKLPLPSQATTTMKNRLEKGEETQIRLFGSQMKDFAKKGVINKWLVDNCFGDYYTRKSLDDKEREMITFCYLAAQGGCEPQLLAHAKANVGLGNDQQFLTKVVLANIPFIGYPRSLNAINVINQVK
- the adhE gene encoding bifunctional acetaldehyde-CoA/alcohol dehydrogenase, which codes for MVQDKKATKEEKAIDVNKMIDGYVEKAHVALDEMANFDQEQVDKICEAIASAGEQNSYLLAKMAVEETGRGVVEDKTIKNMFASENIWNSLRHEKTVGVIEEDKEKQLIKIAEPKGVIAGVTPVTNPTSTVIFKAMLALKTRNAIIFGFHPQAQKSCVKTGEIIREAAIKAGAPKYAIQWIEYPSLEATSTLMNHPNVQTILATGGPGMVKAAYSSGKPAIGVGPGNGPSYIEKTANIPESVYDIVLSKTFDNGMICSSENSVVVDEDIYNDVKDEFKSWNCYFLKPDEIKKFEEKFIDPKRGTVAGPVAGRSAYQIAKLCGVDVPEDTKVIIAEYKGVGKKYPLSAEKLSPVFTMYKAKGHEDAYKICTDLLNYGGRGHTAGVHSQDEKVIDEFSMKMDACRILVNSPASVGGVGDLYNNMLPSLTLGTGSYGANTFSHNIGARDLLNIKTVAKRRDNMQWIKVPKKTYFEHNAANYLKHMPDVERFFIVTDEGVASKYINEITDIISQRRGKKSYEVFQAVTKDPDTDIIADGVHRMNIFKPDVVIAIGGGSVMAAAKAMRLFYENPDMSFEDAYSKFLDIRKRTVRFPKYNAIQLVCIPTTSGTGSEVSPFSIIKDAKTGIKHTLCDYSLNPDVAIVDDQFVETMPKELIARSGFEALAHAVESYVSTMATDFTRGWSMEAIKLIFENLEKSYNGDQNARSRMHNAATLAGMAYANAFLGVGHAIAHTESSEFGIPSGLSDAIAMPYVIRFNSKKPRKLAMRPHYSTFRADKDYAEIARSLGLKGNSDQELIDALIKKVVELGHAVGMKLSLKANGISEADFNNKVENMAVEAYGDQNVVTNPSALLISEIKNLMKETYTGKGIEA
- a CDS encoding amino acid permease, coding for MSKNSSESSEVKTMKRSLTNAHIQLIALGGTIGTGLFLGVGNSIELAGPAVIFIYCLVGFFLFLLMRALGELILSDIKKNTYIDFISEYLGKSIGTTTGYLYWFSWLTLAMAEITALGIYFQYWWPNLQSWIPGLITLLVLLAINLISARVFGNLEFSFAIIKIVTIIAFVILVFYLLITNSSTKYGHVSWNNIMIDGGIFAKGPKGFLLGFQMVIFSFIGVELIGLTAAEAKEPKKTITRAIDQLPVRIILFYVLAILSILLAIPWTKVSTSSSPFVQALGATGIKNAGSIINFVVISAAISSTNSFIYSAGRLLFSINYNGKNKISKHLGKLDHRQLPKNALVFSTVLIALAPLLNLFLKDAFTFISATATSMFLLIWSIMIVTHMTYRKKTPKNELPTFRMPLYPISDIAVLIFFIAMIIVLLIFPNYRIPMISAGIIFTVLVCLTHFIQKKSN